One genomic window of Bradyrhizobium sp. CCGE-LA001 includes the following:
- a CDS encoding DUF4142 domain-containing protein yields MKRTIIAIACLLLAGPALAQSLGEKTGVNSALGVSPSTEDFVKQVAISDMFEIESSKLAEQKGNAQEKSFAQQMVTDHTKTSTELKGLVNDGKVKATLPTALDSSHQSKLDKLKNATGKDFSSDYNSYQVSAHEDAVSLFERYAKGGDNAALKDWAGKTVPALKHHLEMAKELGKAPNVGQTK; encoded by the coding sequence ATGAAACGTACCATCATCGCCATTGCTTGTTTGCTTCTCGCAGGCCCGGCATTGGCGCAATCCCTGGGCGAAAAGACCGGCGTCAATTCGGCGCTCGGTGTCTCGCCCTCCACGGAGGATTTCGTCAAGCAGGTCGCCATTAGCGACATGTTCGAGATCGAATCGAGCAAGCTCGCCGAGCAGAAGGGAAATGCGCAGGAGAAGAGCTTCGCGCAGCAGATGGTGACCGATCACACCAAAACCAGCACCGAGCTCAAGGGGCTGGTGAATGACGGCAAGGTCAAGGCGACCCTCCCGACCGCGCTCGACAGCTCGCATCAGAGCAAGCTCGACAAGCTCAAGAATGCGACAGGCAAGGACTTCAGCTCGGATTACAATTCCTACCAGGTCAGCGCCCATGAGGACGCCGTCTCGCTGTTCGAGCGCTACGCCAAGGGCGGCGACAACGCCGCGCTGAAGGATTGGGCCGGCAAGACGGTGCCGGCCCTGAAGCACCACCTCGAGATGGCCAAGGAGCTCGGCAAGGCGCCGAACGTCGGTCAGACCAAGTAA